The stretch of DNA AAACAAAGGACAATTCAAGAATGTACTacactaattaatttattagttaatatttatataataacttaaTTATTTAGGGCTCATAATTGTGAAATCCCTTGCCCCAAGACCTCCACAcctacaaaaattatgaaagagTTTTATTTCAGTGACTCAACGAACTCTTAATTGTGAGGCCACTTGGGTGTCCACAAGGAACGAACGACCAATACCTGGTGTCCACAAGGAACGACCTTCCTCACAGTCTTGTGTCCTTGGGTGCAATCTGTCACTTGGGCCCATAAGGCCggtttatatatagagagagggtATGATCACATGCATGTTTTCTTGACCGCACCTAGTCAACTATAATTGCATATCGAGACTAATTATGTTCAATGTTGGGTAGGGTCTAGGCTGGAGTAGCAAAACacttagggggcgtttggttcaagttatataagataactaaggttatattcgtttggtaatataagattcccatgtttggttcaggttatgtaagattcccagggaatgtaacataacctcccgatgaagtttttagctattggaagggaatgtgagatacaccccgatttcttaggtaatctcacattcccttatcttattcctaatattgagcttttttaaattttaatcaatttatcttatttccgttgtcttatttacctacttcaattttaaaccaaacacaggaatATAACATTTCCAgttatctaacattcccagcaatctaacattccctaaggtaatctaacattccgtgaaccaaacgcccccttagcTTATTCATGGGTTTTAAGGTAACTGCATTCCAAGAATGCCAACATGAAACCTTTTGGTAAATATATTGAAAGAGATCTGCATAATTTCATCATCACTCTCAGGAGATAACAAATGACTTGTTAGTCATGCAAGGGGTAATCGAATGGTGATTGAAACATGAAACTCATATTTATGGTACGTACTAAATAAATCGAGTGATATTTACTCAATGTATACATTGTAACTATGaaattttctatttattcaataaataaataaataagtaaatgatttgttaatattaatCCAAAGATAAGTGTTgggcatgcatgcatgtgagTATATGATTTTATTGATACCTTTGTCTCGGTcataataagggaaaatgacactttttccccctatgttatatgcttatagcatTTTTCTCCCCTGTATTATTAAAGTTGCAGTTTTCTCCCctaagttattttaaaagtggtagttttctcccttgtaatgttaaattgacatttttgtccttaaaataactatttcatttatttttattctccaatcaattgttactaatatgtatggaagatcacagtttgatacgaacctaatcgaacacttaaatagtatagacggttacggttacgattcagaaccgaaaaaataaaataaaataattgttaaatttagactatttttaaataagaaataaaattataaaaataaatacgtagtaaataaatacataagttttgattggcggtttaaaatcgaaattggaaccgaaccgtaccgatttatcagaataagtgtttgattattttcactatatatgactgtggttaagttccggtttacggttcaataattatttaattttaaatttttcggttatgaatcgtaaccagaaccgtccatactatttcgatatgatgttacagtgtttggttaggttcgaaccgaatcgtaatcatccatacatataaataataatttgttggagaagaaaaataaatgaaataattatttttaagggtaacaatgacaATTTAAGATTTCAGGAGGAAAaagtgtcactttaataacacagggggaaaagtgctataggcacataacatagggggaaaaaatatcattttccctaataataataatattattattattatattataattaatctcTTATGACCTAATGATTACACCCACACCCTCATTTGTTTAGCTATTTCACTTTTCtctatactttttatttttaaatacatgAGTTGATTTTgggatttaattttatatatatatatatatatatatatatatatatatatatatatatatataatttatgcttATATTATTGAACCATAAGGATTTGAAGACTTTTGGTGTacatgtttaaatttttttaaagtaattagAGATAGGTGACGTTTCTCATGacctaattttaattttgttgaaatCTGTCAAAGAGAGATGAGTAGATTAAACTGCGAGAAATCTAAACACGTgtgtagaaaataaaaatcagcAGGCAGTGGACTTGCTTGTAGGAGCATCTCTCTTTATCATAATCGAGAATTGTGTGTTTGAGTCATCAAACTTACGAATAtattttttgactaataattgaTCGATCTCGCAAAAAAAACATTGATTTAAATTAGTATTATTTAACAGATAAGGTCAACAAATATTGCCTACATACATGATTCAATGTAACAATTAatatcttttaaaaagtttaaaaaagaaaaacagagagagagagagactacCAACCAAACAGTGTGATAACGGTAAGGAAGAGAGAGTGATGAAATCTTCCATGACtgtaaccaaaaaaagaaaatcaaaaacagaaaagaaaaagaaaaaagaaaaaggtggCCAAGGATCGATGTTCCAGTAGCAttcatcctctctctctctctctctctctctctctctctctctctctctctccctctctctctgtATATATCGATCccaatgtatatgttatattacaTCGTACATGGCTTTCCTCACAGCCACCGCCATTTCTTGAGCTGAAAGCTTCACTCCAAAGCCATAATAACCAACCGGTGAGCCCCATTCcactcctcatcatcatcatcatttcaATCTTGAAATCTCTCcccagagagagaaagagagagagagagtagaaaAGAAGCAAATGATGGATGTGGGGAGAAGGAGAGGCAATGGCGTGGTGTCAGGTTCTGTTTGGGACAACAGAATAAAACTTTATGATGGCAAAGGCGGCATCAAAGCCCTCATCAACACTTCCCAAACTGAACAAAGCCAGAATTCCCCAGAAATAATGAATCAAATTCCTCTTCAAGAAGACAAGAAATTGGCCATGGCGACAAAACCCAGAAGCCCTACTGTTGTTGCGGCGAGTGGGAAGAGAAAATCTTGGAAATCTGAGAGCTTGGAGGGAAACCCATTACAGAGTCCCAGAAAAAGATCCGAGCTTTGCAAGAACATTGAAGATTTGAGCAAGAAGACAAGATCTGTGGTGCAGAAACAGAAGGGGCCTGAGCTCAGAAATGTGAAATCAGAGTCCAGTAAGCTCTTGAATGATGACAATGGCAATGGGAAGTTGAGGACTTCCAATTCCCTCCAGTTGGTGAAGGCAAAATCTGCATCCCCTAAGGATCTTGATGATGGGAGGAGCAGCAGGAAGGAGCTGAAATTCgaggaaaataaggaacaagaAACAAAGAATTGTGAGGGGGAAGTGAAAcaatttgaagaaaataaggttGTTTTGGAGGGAGAGAATGAGAATAAGCCAAATGGGATGATTAGTAGAGCAAGATctgaagaagaggaggaggaggagattGAGGTGTGTGAAGAAAAAGTCATCACAAGCAATATGGAATTGGCTCTGATCATATCTCCACCTAAAGTGGAAGAAACTGAGAATCTGAATGatcaagaagatgaagaagaagaagaatgtggAATTGATGAGgctgaagaagaagaggatgaaaGTGAAACCAAGACAGAGAACAAGAGTGTTGTTGTTGTGAAAAAAATGAGTGTATCAGAACAGTATAAGCCAAACAAGATTGTGacagaagagaagaaaaagattgTTCACAGCTATGATAGATCTGTGCCCTTATCCCCAATTGTCAAGAAACAGCCTCCTCCCATTAATGGACATGCCAGATTTCACCCCACTCCTTCAAAACCCAaacaaggtatatatatatatatctgcaaTTTTATCTTCTCAGTTCTCACCCTTCTCCCTTCCCTGCATTCTGATTCTTGAATTTCTGGTGATTTACAGTTCCAGTTTCAGAGGACTCCCAATCATTTTCTAGGCCCCAGAGCAGATTACAGAGCTTGGGTAAGTTCTGATTTCAATTTCATATTATAATGTAGTGATCAAAGTATTGGTTCTGATTTTCTCTACTGCTGATTGAAAATTTTCCAGTTGATCTGGTGATGTGGAGAGATGCATCAAAGTCAGCATTAGTGTTTGGGGTTGGAACATTCCTAATTATCTCTTCTTCATACACTCAAGACATTAAAGTCAGGTTAGGATTGAGCCAATTGGTTTCGTTGTTAGCATGGTAACCACAAGATTCTAAGTTGGACTTCAGTAAGAGCGGTCTATTGGCATTTTTAGTTTAAACCAGTCAGCTATGGGCTGAACAACCTAGACTGATTTACGTCCTTTGCCAGtgtttacctagtgcacaccaTTGGGTAGTGACACGTTGGTTTTCCTggacattaaaaaaatattttttttaataattaaagttaatcTAATTTTTACTGTTTAATTATCTAGACTTTAGTAAAGCAGAGTGAAGAACTGAATTATCTTTAGTTTGGGTTTCACAGCTTGGTGTCTGTGGTTTCCTATATGAGTCTGCTCTATCTTGCTGTAATTTTCCTCTTCAGATCCCTCATCCACAGGtactttaatttggttaaaaacATTCCGGAATTTAGTActctctctgtctcattttacccgCTGATTGATTTTGCGTTTACATCTTTAAAACAACAAAGGGGAGGCAGTGCTGTGGGTGAGAGAAGTGAGTATGTAGTTGGAGAGGAGGAAGCAATCTGGGTACTGAGATTGATACTTCCATCTATAAATGAGTTTCTCTTGAAGATCAGAGCCCTTTTCTCTGGAGATCCTGCAACAACAATGAAGGTAAAACACTAAAATGTATTGCAAATTTcccatttttttaaagagataaTGTTTTTGTGGTTAACTTCAAGAATTGGATTATCCATCTTGTGACCCTACATTCATGCAGATGGCAGTTTTACTCTTTGTTTTGGCACAATGTGGCAGCTCCATAACCATTTGGAAAATGGCCAAATTGGGTAAGGTGTTCTTGccctcaccccccccccccaaacgCCCCGCTTTCATCTGCAGTAATAGTAGTCTAGTGGTACGAAGTGGTACTCCCACAGGAGAGATTTGAGCCCTAGTGGGAACAgtactgactctttgtgcttcagagAGCTAAGGTAGTTATCACAGTttgttgtatttttattttttttttggctaggGTCACACGAGATTTACTCATTTCAGTAGTGATTGTTGTTTTCTCTCGTCACCTATTGTGGGGTGGTggattttgtagtacaaattaaagtgtagtttctgAACATTCTTTGGCCTAACCATGGTAAACTCTGCAGGCTTTTTTGGAGTATTCATAGTGCCAAAAGTCTGCTCCTCCTACTCCACTCAGTTAACTGCATATGGTAAAAAAGtcaccataattttttttaccatttttgtttattttataaaatgttTCTGCAAATACCTGAATTTGATGCATATATGAGTCTTGTCTGGAGTCAATGATTTTACTGTCAAAAGCATAGATTTACAGTGCAGTACAACATAACTGATTGACTCTGCAGAAATCTGATGAATTGTTCTTTTACATCTGAATATTTGATCATAAGTGGGCCCATATAAATGCATGCATAAAAGTTACTCCAAACACTTTTTATTAcagtaaattttatatttttttaaatatgtacatatttatttatgaaggtAAATTTTGGGTTAGAAGATTCAGAGACGCATGGGAATCGTGCACTCATAAAAAAGCCGTAGCGTTTGGCATATTTACACTCGTATGGAATCTATCTACATTCATGGCAAGAATTTGGGCAggtaaaatgtcattttccatACTAACTCTAACTTACTTGTTCGAACTATTgaattaataattacaaaattttaagttcGACTTTTGGAGAGAGCGTAATATTAGTCTTCTTGGTTGAACCGATCAGCTATAAATCACTTAGGTTGATTTAATTTGTAGTCCTTTGCCGACTAGGGTCACATAGGGAGTTTACTTGTGCACACCTTCAAATAGTGATTCAGGTTCCCCTTGTCactaaaaatgccattttccaaAGGTAACTCCAACCAACTTGATCGGGCAATTGGCTTGTTAACGATAAGGTTCCAAATTCAACACCCAATGAGAGTGACTTACTgactttcttaatttgagctgGTCAATTACGGATTTACGGGTAACCTTGCTAGCCCGGTTTATTTTCGTTGTGATCCTTtaccggctagggtcacaagataATGTTTACCTGTACACACTCTTATACAATAACTGCGGGTTTCACCcgtaaccctttttttttttttttttcctgaaaaatGTGGGAATTGAAAGGAATAATTATTGGGGTATTTTTGAAATGCAGCGTTCATGTTGTATGTGGCATTTAGATACTACCAAGAATCAATGGTGAGAGAAGGATGGGATGGTGAGAGCACAAATGCAAAAGCAGAGGAAGTGGAAGCCAAGATTGGGCAGAGACAAGTTGGAAGGATGTCCACTTTTATGGAtactacaaaacaaaagagacCATTTTAATTACTATATTGTTATGAGTTGGTccatattataaatttgttaaattGTAATCTggtttgtgtgtatataattaAAGGAATAAATTGTTAGTCATATCATATGTTacacttttatatttaataattgtattgGTTAGTAGTTGGTTATTAGTCAATACTTGTTACCTATAGTTTAGGAGACTCTAGTGCTAGATCTCATATAGGTTCATTATCTCAGTGTAATTCGGTTGTGTATTGGAATCGAGACGTTcatctaaataaataatcttttttttttttttgctaatttAGTTGTTTGGGTGCGCTGCGGGCAAATTATTTGGTGGACAAGGTGGAccaaatacaaaatacacaatttatatattgagtgttcacaatttacatatttaatattcacaattcaaattgtgaatattcaatggGCATAGATCTACTTTGCAAGATGGAGTTGGATCCATGGTATCAGTGTGCTGCGTATGATTGATGGGGCATTGCATTGAGTTAATTAAGGGGGTAGGATAGGTAATTAGGGGTGGTGCTAAGTGGGCTTGGGATGATGGAGTGATTGAAGTGTGTGGCCAAATTGTTTGGGGCAAGGTGGACCCTACTCCATGGTTCCGAGAgagcaatagttataccatggactcatcacaatttacatactcaatgttcacaatttgaattgtgaacattcaatatataaattttaaacattcagtatgtaaattgtgtaatttctataaaaaaaaaagtgtgtaaattgtttattttgaacTCGAGTCTATCTTGCTAGGTGAACCTAgttccacagaataatttgccaccGAAAGAGCTCCGGTCCAAATTCAGCCATGATTGCCCACAGTAAATGGGCTTGTAGACACAACAGGCTTTGGGCTTAAACACTGACTAATGGGCCGGTCTTTGATCCCAACAATCCACACTCTTTGGATTTCAAGTACTGTGGGCTAATAGTTTTTGCCAAAATTGGGCAGAGTTTGAGATCTTGGGCTGGCTTATCCTCTCGGGCTTGTTCAAGACGAGATGTTATTCAATTTGTACGTGCATCTAttaaattgtttgataaatacgcaacggcaaattatgctgtggacccaggtccaccttgcaaggtggacctgggtccaaaactacgtcgtttttgttgtttttgtcggtctttttttttttttttaattagtagacatattgctgaatatagagttatccaaaaatgtgtgaatgtagaggttttaaagtgtgaatgtagagtatagaaatcggatttatgattgtgtgaatgtagagttacccagaaatgtgtgaatgtggaggtttcaaattgtgaatatggagtatagaaatcgtgaatgtagagttatgcatgtgtgaatcagtaatagagttaagaagttctagcaacttgtagcccagtaatgtgtgaatgtgtggagttctcaagttgtgaatgtggagtatagaacctgtgaatatagagttttgaatgtgtgaatgtggagtttacaaattgtgaatgtagagtatagtgtatgtgaatgtagagtattgttactaaacatataatcctgtaatgcgTGAATgcggagtttacaaattgtgaatgtagagtatagtgtatgtgaatgtagacccagcaaggtggacctgggtccacggcataacaaccccttatattgttttttttttttaagtactactgactctgttataatgtagtatctgttcataatttcTTTCTTAACCTACCATTTGAAACATAAAGAGTCAACATCGCATCTATTGACATTGAATCCACCCCTACTATATGaaggtgcaaccgggtgccactagaccacaaactCTTGGCAACCATTATACTGCTTTAATCTTCCTAATAACGTCTAACACTCTCCCAGCTACCCAACATACGACGGTCACCCCATAGAAAATGGCCTAAATTATTAGCTCACCAATAAGACTCACCAATTCTCTATTAAGGAGTTGACTAATAATCATATAAaaacttctttaaaaaaataataataatatcatgtTTAATTTGGACCACTTATTATCGTACAAAACAATTCATTTGTGACAGATGGGAAGTAATATAATGACATTATCGTACATATTTAATTAGCTAAAAAAcattcatgcatgcatgaaaCAAATACGTGTAATTAATACTTCTCATTGAATTCCAGTCAAGAGGCCGGCCTACTACGTGTCAGATTATTAGAGTTTAATTAGTTGAATAATTGAGGGTAGGGGCAAtcctaatatagttaattagttGAATAATTGATCTTTTGGTTATcataagattttaaatttgattgacTTCTTATGATTTCAGTGTGCTTCGTCCAGAATGCACCTTTGAGTAGCAGTTATATATGAGAAAGATCAACGTTCCAAAAAATGTGACAATTGACAAGTGAATGAAACATAATTCTTATACCtacaagtttgatttttacCAACATCATCTAATTAGTCTATCTCGTAACACGGATCTTCCTAATGTGATTTACCTATCTTCTGTGATTTATTTGTTACAGAGTATTATACAAAATAGAATTTATCTGATCTAGTGcacaatttcaaataatttttacgATTTTCCTAGTTACCCATCGCCAAATATATATTGACCGACTAAGACATCCAGTAGTATAGCTATCTTCTTCCTGTTGGAACAGTGTTTTTCATATTACTTTCTACTGCTTGGTTTTGCCATTAGTTTTTGCTTGGTGGACATTAAATAATTGATGTTGGCCTACAACACTGTAATTTTTACTTGTACCGAGTCAAACTGAAGGGTCAAGTTAGGTAGTCACTAAATCAGATGTGAAAATACAATTAAATCATTCAACGTCATTCTAAAATTGTATAATTCTCCTTAAATGATCGATCTGTTGCCACTCAAATTAAAATGTCAATAAATACGGATAGGCTGATATGTTATGtaggaaaattttatttaaagttcTATATTCTATATAACAGTATAACACTACATATGATTGTGATGT from Ipomoea triloba cultivar NCNSP0323 chromosome 7, ASM357664v1 encodes:
- the LOC116025697 gene encoding reticulon-like protein B21 produces the protein MMDVGRRRGNGVVSGSVWDNRIKLYDGKGGIKALINTSQTEQSQNSPEIMNQIPLQEDKKLAMATKPRSPTVVAASGKRKSWKSESLEGNPLQSPRKRSELCKNIEDLSKKTRSVVQKQKGPELRNVKSESSKLLNDDNGNGKLRTSNSLQLVKAKSASPKDLDDGRSSRKELKFEENKEQETKNCEGEVKQFEENKVVLEGENENKPNGMISRARSEEEEEEEIEVCEEKVITSNMELALIISPPKVEETENLNDQEDEEEEECGIDEAEEEEDESETKTENKSVVVVKKMSVSEQYKPNKIVTEEKKKIVHSYDRSVPLSPIVKKQPPPINGHARFHPTPSKPKQVPVSEDSQSFSRPQSRLQSLVDLVMWRDASKSALVFGVGTFLIISSSYTQDIKVSLVSVVSYMSLLYLAVIFLFRSLIHRGGSAVGERSEYVVGEEEAIWVLRLILPSINEFLLKIRALFSGDPATTMKMAVLLFVLAQCGSSITIWKMAKLGFFGVFIVPKVCSSYSTQLTAYGKFWVRRFRDAWESCTHKKAVAFGIFTLVWNLSTFMARIWAAFMLYVAFRYYQESMVREGWDGESTNAKAEEVEAKIGQRQVGRMSTFMDTTKQKRPF